Proteins encoded by one window of Arabidopsis thaliana chromosome 2, partial sequence:
- the LOG1 gene encoding Putative lysine decarboxylase family protein, which yields MEIESKFKRICVFCGSSAGNKVSYKDAAIELGTELVSRNIDLVYGGGSIGLMGLISQAVFNGGRHVIGVIPKTLMPREITGETVGEVKAVADMHQRKAEMAKHSDAFIALPGGYGTLEELLEVITWAQLGIHDKPVGLLNVEGYYNSLLSFIDKAVEEGFISPTARHIIVSAPSAKELVKKLEVAFSLFSLLV from the exons atggAGATAGAATCAAAGTTCAAGAgaatatgtgtgttttgtggAAGTAGTGCTGGTAATAAAGTCAGTTACAAAGATGCTGCTATCGAACTCGGAACCGAACTG GTATCGAGAAATATCGATCTTGTCTATGGTGGAGGGAGCATTGGTTTAATGGGTTTGATTTCTCAAGCTGTTTTCAATGGAGGTCGCCATGTCATTGG GGTTATCCCCAAGACACTAATGCCAAGAGAG ATAACAGGAGAGACAGTGGGAGAAGTGAAGGCAGTAGCAGACATGCACCAAAGGAAAGCTGAAATGGCTAAGCACTCTGATGCTTTTATCGCTTTACCTG GTGGGTATGGGACACTTGAAGAGCTTCTTGAAGTTATCACTTGGGCACAGCTAGGCATCCATGATAAACCA GTGGGACTGTTGAATGTGGAAGGATACTACAATTCATTGTTATCATTCATAGACAAAGCAGTGGAAGAAGGTTTCATTTCACCAACTGCTCGTCATATCATTGTATCTGCTCCTTCTGCTAAAGAACTTGTCAAGAAACTTGAGGTtgctttttcacttttttctttacttgttTGA
- the LOG1 gene encoding Putative lysine decarboxylase family protein (LONELY GUY 1 (LOG1); CONTAINS InterPro DOMAIN/s: Conserved hypothetical protein CHP00730 (InterPro:IPR005269); BEST Arabidopsis thaliana protein match is: lysine decarboxylase family protein (TAIR:AT2G37210.1); Has 5303 Blast hits to 5301 proteins in 1556 species: Archae - 26; Bacteria - 3660; Metazoa - 10; Fungi - 132; Plants - 396; Viruses - 0; Other Eukaryotes - 1079 (source: NCBI BLink).), whose protein sequence is MEIESKFKRICVFCGSSAGNKVSYKDAAIELGTELVSRNIDLVYGGGSIGLMGLISQAVFNGGRHVIGVIPKTLMPREITGETVGEVKAVADMHQRKAEMAKHSDAFIALPGGYGTLEELLEVITWAQLGIHDKPVGLLNVEGYYNSLLSFIDKAVEEGFISPTARHIIVSAPSAKELVKKLEDYVPRHEKVASKKSWEMEQIGLSPTCEISR, encoded by the exons atggAGATAGAATCAAAGTTCAAGAgaatatgtgtgttttgtggAAGTAGTGCTGGTAATAAAGTCAGTTACAAAGATGCTGCTATCGAACTCGGAACCGAACTG GTATCGAGAAATATCGATCTTGTCTATGGTGGAGGGAGCATTGGTTTAATGGGTTTGATTTCTCAAGCTGTTTTCAATGGAGGTCGCCATGTCATTGG GGTTATCCCCAAGACACTAATGCCAAGAGAG ATAACAGGAGAGACAGTGGGAGAAGTGAAGGCAGTAGCAGACATGCACCAAAGGAAAGCTGAAATGGCTAAGCACTCTGATGCTTTTATCGCTTTACCTG GTGGGTATGGGACACTTGAAGAGCTTCTTGAAGTTATCACTTGGGCACAGCTAGGCATCCATGATAAACCA GTGGGACTGTTGAATGTGGAAGGATACTACAATTCATTGTTATCATTCATAGACAAAGCAGTGGAAGAAGGTTTCATTTCACCAACTGCTCGTCATATCATTGTATCTGCTCCTTCTGCTAAAGAACTTGTCAAGAAACTTGAG gATTATGTACCAAGGCATGAGAAGGTAGCCTCAAAGAAAAGCTGGGAGATGGAGCAAATAGGGCTAAGTCCCACTTGTGAAATCTCAAGATGA
- the LOG1 gene encoding Putative lysine decarboxylase family protein, producing the protein MEIESKFKRICVFCGSSAGNKVSYKDAAIELGTELVSRNIDLVYGGGSIGLMGLISQAVFNGGRHVIGVIPKTLMPREITGETVGEVKAVADMHQRKAEMAKHSDAFIALPGGYGTLEELLEVITWAQLGIHDKPVIILLPFLFIYITLYIPNNLK; encoded by the exons atggAGATAGAATCAAAGTTCAAGAgaatatgtgtgttttgtggAAGTAGTGCTGGTAATAAAGTCAGTTACAAAGATGCTGCTATCGAACTCGGAACCGAACTG GTATCGAGAAATATCGATCTTGTCTATGGTGGAGGGAGCATTGGTTTAATGGGTTTGATTTCTCAAGCTGTTTTCAATGGAGGTCGCCATGTCATTGG GGTTATCCCCAAGACACTAATGCCAAGAGAG ATAACAGGAGAGACAGTGGGAGAAGTGAAGGCAGTAGCAGACATGCACCAAAGGAAAGCTGAAATGGCTAAGCACTCTGATGCTTTTATCGCTTTACCTG GTGGGTATGGGACACTTGAAGAGCTTCTTGAAGTTATCACTTGGGCACAGCTAGGCATCCATGATAAACCAGTAATCATTTTGCTTccatttctatttatatatattacattataCATTCCTAATAACTTGAAGTAA
- a CDS encoding trimethylguanosine synthase (DUF707) (Protein of unknown function (DUF707); CONTAINS InterPro DOMAIN/s: Protein of unknown function DUF707 (InterPro:IPR007877); BEST Arabidopsis thaliana protein match is: Protein of unknown function (DUF707) (TAIR:AT1G08040.2); Has 326 Blast hits to 325 proteins in 27 species: Archae - 0; Bacteria - 15; Metazoa - 0; Fungi - 0; Plants - 305; Viruses - 0; Other Eukaryotes - 6 (source: NCBI BLink).), with protein sequence MGTMHRSGAPRRTNENAKVIITTILGIVFGTFIGITLPSLSFKINLPSRLISSLDVAISGDKSPEDFGSRKFPEIYVPTNPRGAELLPPGIVVAKTDFYLRRLWGEPNEDLKKKPKYLVTFTVGFEQRNHINGVVKKFSEDFQILLFHYDGRTTEWDQFEWSKSAIHISTRKQTKWWYAKRFLHPDVVSAYEYIFIWDEDLGVEHFNADKYIELVKKHGLEISQPGLEPNNGLTWEMTKRRGDREVHKDTKEKPGWCKDPHLPPCAAFVEIMAPVFSREAWRCVWHMIQNDLVHGWGLDFALRRCVEPAHEKIGVVDSQWIIHKVIPSLGSQGKSENGKAPWQGVRDRCKMEWTMFQNRLADADKEYLGKMVKD encoded by the exons ATGGGAACAATGCACCGCAG TGGTGCTCCTCGAAGAACGAATGAAAATGCAAAGGTTATTATTACTACTATTTTGGGGATAGTGTTTGGGACTTTTATTGGTATCACATTACCTTCACTTTCGTTTAAG ATTAACTTACCCTCGCGCCTTATATCATCTCTTGATGTAGCCATATCTGGTGACAAATCCCCTGAAGATTTCGGTTCAAGAAAGTTTCCTGAG ATATATGTTCCAACTAACCCGCGTGGTGCAGAACTACTACCTCCAGGAATCGTTGTGGCGAAAACTGATTTTTACTTGCGTAGATTATGGGGAGAACCTAATGAA gatttgaagaagaagccaaaataTCTTGTGACATTTACAGTTGGATTTGAGCAGAGGAACCATATTAATGGAGTTGTTAAGAAG TTTtctgaagatttccaaattttgCTCTTCCATTATGATGGCCGGACAACTGAATGGGACCAATTTGAGTGGTCGAAGAGCGCGATTCATATTAGTACaagaaagcaaacaaaatg GTGGTACGCGAAGAGGTTTTTGCATCCTGATGTTGTGTCAGCTTATGAGTACATATTTATATGGGATGAAGATCTTGGAGTGGAGCATTTCAATGCGGATAA GTACATTGAGTTAGTTAAGAAGCatggtttagagatttctcAACCAGGCTTAGAGCCTAACAATGGACTCACATGGGAAATGACAAAGAGGAGAGGTGACCGGGAAGTCCATAA AGATACAAAAGAGAAACCAGGATGGTGTAAAGACCCACATTTACCTCCATGTGCCGC GTTTGTTGAAATAATGGCGCCTGTATTTTCTCGAGAAGCATGGCGATGTGTGTGGCATATGATTCAG AATGATCTGGTTCATGGATGGGGTCTCGACTTTGCGCTTAGAAGATGCGTTGAA CCTGCTCATGAGAAGATTGGTGTTGTGGATTCGCAATGGATAATACATAAAGTGATACCTTCACTTGGAAGTCAAGGAAAGTCAGAGAATGGGAAAGCTCCATGGCAAGGAGTGAGAGATAGATGCAAAATGGAATGGACAATGTTTCAGAACCGATTGGCTGATGCTGATAAAGAGTATCTTGGGAAGATGGTGAAagattag